A window of the Kosakonia radicincitans DSM 16656 genome harbors these coding sequences:
- a CDS encoding M16 family metallopeptidase: protein MTTQYRPRPISDKREPLADIAFPTSTFTLDNGLTVIVAENRDVPLVSYQLIYQVGSKDELAGMTGFAHLFEHLMFEGSEHAPGSFLEKMTHAGATNLNAYTSTDRTTYHATVPTGSFDYALFLESDRMGHFCDSISQLSLDQQRRVVLNEKLETESGPYGKLYEFKSRGCFPAEHPYAHTVIGEKEDLIAATLEDVQHWFRKYYTPSNAVLALCGDIDLVTAREKVSHWFGDIPAGQPLARPESWIADITPQRRDRYQAKVANGTLQLVWNIPPAGNPDATLLSLVADYLASGLSSVLVKNLVYVREIASSVQAMVADGALCSQFIISATVAEGQALSALEQSLLEEVYAFLAQPCDDQRLCEVKNDALNLFRDSYKTSAQIAALLSVCQVTLGNADAFRQQLSQLDNASPDDLHQVARRWLSRPHYTLEIEPFTARTDETATAAQRTPPPAIQPPVPLVLPQVQHARLANGIRLVLLERHGQNDIYLDLLLPTAALPRPGQHQLLSELLNQSGAGERDAFSFNQACRDLGCRMELRRRLRHFSLLLSCRSPQLPASLALLSDRLAHSVLLEEDFQRQRAIQLDALTEQQQIASALVVRVLPGLLYPAGHPCRVPGGSEGTHAGLTQTTFPELMAALPQLLNVQGATLVVTGDITLDVLLPLLNTSVGQLAGLPMDNAAIPQADPPMHPRVWILDIPGAEQTSIAAASLLPGVSDTDEAGFELLNAVFASGFTSRINLNLREDKNWTYGVKGRLINDFQQRVHYVQTEVQADRTCDAISEILAEYRALIGERPVTADELAEVRRTSLLGFSSSAESLSGLNNMISWLLRSQLPDDFWQAHQQRIGEITLEQINDLAQQLFSPERLTWVIAGDTSLFREELAAMFPGNLHVINDGGDALYD, encoded by the coding sequence TTGACAACGCAGTACAGGCCACGACCCATATCGGATAAGCGCGAGCCTCTGGCCGATATCGCTTTCCCCACCAGTACCTTCACGTTGGATAACGGACTAACGGTTATCGTGGCAGAAAACCGCGATGTGCCGCTGGTGTCATATCAGCTAATTTACCAGGTTGGTTCTAAAGATGAACTCGCAGGGATGACCGGATTTGCCCATCTTTTTGAGCATCTTATGTTCGAAGGCAGCGAACATGCACCCGGTTCCTTTCTGGAAAAGATGACTCATGCTGGAGCCACCAACCTCAACGCCTATACCAGCACCGATCGCACCACCTATCACGCCACTGTGCCGACAGGATCGTTTGACTATGCGCTGTTTTTGGAGTCGGACCGTATGGGGCATTTCTGCGACAGCATCAGTCAGTTGTCGCTGGATCAGCAGCGGCGGGTAGTGCTCAACGAAAAACTGGAGACCGAGAGCGGTCCCTACGGCAAGCTCTACGAGTTTAAATCGCGGGGCTGTTTCCCCGCTGAGCATCCCTACGCCCATACCGTTATCGGTGAAAAAGAGGATTTGATAGCCGCTACACTGGAAGATGTGCAGCACTGGTTCCGGAAATACTACACGCCTTCTAATGCGGTGCTCGCGCTGTGCGGCGATATCGATCTCGTTACCGCGCGGGAGAAAGTCAGCCACTGGTTTGGCGATATTCCTGCCGGACAGCCGCTGGCCCGTCCTGAAAGCTGGATCGCCGATATCACTCCGCAGCGCCGCGATCGCTACCAGGCGAAAGTCGCCAACGGTACACTGCAACTGGTATGGAACATTCCTCCGGCAGGTAATCCGGATGCCACGTTACTGTCGCTGGTGGCGGATTATCTCGCATCAGGGCTGTCTTCCGTACTGGTCAAAAATCTGGTGTACGTCAGGGAGATAGCCAGTAGTGTGCAGGCTATGGTCGCTGACGGTGCATTGTGCAGCCAGTTTATTATCAGTGCTACCGTTGCCGAAGGACAGGCGCTGTCCGCGCTGGAGCAGAGCCTGCTGGAGGAAGTGTACGCTTTTCTTGCGCAGCCATGCGATGACCAACGTCTGTGTGAGGTGAAGAATGATGCACTTAACCTGTTCCGCGATAGTTATAAGACTTCGGCGCAGATAGCCGCATTGCTCTCGGTTTGCCAGGTGACGCTGGGCAATGCCGATGCCTTTCGCCAGCAGCTCAGCCAGTTGGACAACGCCTCGCCTGACGATCTGCATCAGGTCGCCCGGCGCTGGTTGAGCCGCCCGCACTATACGCTGGAGATAGAACCCTTCACCGCCAGAACGGATGAAACGGCAACCGCCGCCCAGCGCACGCCGCCGCCAGCAATCCAGCCTCCGGTGCCACTGGTGTTGCCGCAGGTGCAGCATGCCCGGCTGGCTAACGGCATTCGACTGGTGCTGCTGGAACGGCATGGTCAGAACGATATCTACCTCGATCTGTTGTTGCCTACAGCTGCGCTACCGCGACCCGGTCAGCATCAACTGCTGAGCGAGCTGCTTAACCAGTCCGGAGCCGGTGAACGGGATGCTTTCTCCTTCAACCAGGCCTGCCGCGATCTGGGCTGCCGCATGGAGCTACGCCGGCGGCTGCGACACTTTTCGCTTTTGCTCTCCTGTCGCAGCCCGCAGTTGCCTGCCTCGCTGGCGCTGCTCAGCGATCGCCTGGCGCATAGTGTATTGCTGGAGGAAGATTTCCAGCGGCAGCGAGCAATCCAGCTTGATGCGCTGACCGAACAGCAGCAGATTGCCAGTGCGCTGGTCGTGCGCGTCCTGCCGGGCCTGCTCTATCCCGCAGGTCATCCTTGCCGGGTGCCTGGCGGGTCAGAAGGCACCCACGCCGGGCTGACACAGACCACGTTTCCCGAGTTAATGGCGGCTCTACCGCAACTGCTTAATGTCCAGGGGGCCACACTTGTTGTCACCGGCGATATAACCCTGGACGTGCTGTTGCCGCTACTGAATACCTCAGTAGGGCAGTTGGCGGGGCTGCCAATGGATAATGCTGCGATACCGCAGGCAGACCCGCCGATGCATCCCCGTGTCTGGATTCTTGATATCCCCGGTGCAGAGCAAACCTCCATCGCCGCAGCTTCACTGCTGCCGGGTGTTAGCGACACCGATGAAGCCGGGTTTGAGTTGTTGAACGCAGTATTCGCCAGCGGTTTTACCTCCCGTATAAATCTGAACCTGCGGGAAGATAAAAACTGGACCTATGGCGTAAAAGGGCGACTGATTAACGATTTTCAACAACGGGTTCACTACGTACAAACCGAAGTCCAGGCCGATCGTACCTGCGATGCCATCAGTGAAATTCTGGCGGAATACCGGGCTTTGATCGGCGAGCGGCCGGTGACGGCGGATGAGCTGGCAGAGGTTCGCCGTACCAGTCTGCTGGGTTTTAGCAGTAGCGCCGAAAGCCTGTCCGGACTGAACAATATGATCTCCTGGCTGCTGCGCAGTCAGTTGCCCGATGATTTTTGGCAGGCTCATCAGCAGCGTATCGGCGAAATCACGCTGGAGCAGATTAACGATCTGGCACAGCAGTTGTTCTCCCCTGAACGGCTGACCTGGGTGATTGCCGGGGATACCAGTCTGTTCCGGGAAGAACTTGCCGCGATGTTCCCCGGCAATCTGCACGTTATCAACGACGGCGGCGATGCGCTTTATGACTAA
- the exbB gene encoding tonB-system energizer ExbB, protein MSVHTNSEKSDDASGAAKIRVNFSLPLLLLIAASMAVRAEPQAIPVNAVSASATSESVQSPVQPHLIPATTGATQPAGTTRPVVTVAAKPPMLTDFSPLALYHHADRIVKAVILILIFSSVLSWSIWSGKTLELLVRGRRLRKNLLLLTGKRSLHQCGELSAKSCEQMRQVALNELDRANDRLSTQAVQALRDRVVALIQRIEAAEARLATRGASILATTSAVAPFIGLFGTVWGIMHSFISIAQSQTTNLSVVAPGIAEALFTTALGLVVAIPAVILYNVIGRLITGYRLLLAESMTLTLCLLSHDLDALEQNSHPLLTRAS, encoded by the coding sequence ATGAGCGTGCATACCAATTCTGAAAAATCTGACGATGCGTCGGGTGCGGCAAAAATCCGCGTCAACTTCAGCTTGCCATTGCTGTTATTGATCGCAGCATCGATGGCCGTACGGGCTGAACCGCAGGCCATTCCGGTCAATGCGGTTTCCGCCAGCGCCACCAGCGAAAGTGTTCAGAGTCCAGTTCAGCCACACCTTATCCCGGCAACCACCGGAGCTACACAACCCGCTGGTACAACACGACCTGTCGTCACCGTAGCCGCAAAACCGCCGATGCTGACAGACTTTTCACCGCTCGCCCTCTATCACCACGCGGACCGGATTGTAAAAGCGGTGATCCTGATCCTGATTTTTTCCTCCGTACTCAGTTGGAGCATCTGGTCCGGTAAAACCCTGGAGTTGTTGGTGCGTGGTCGCCGCCTGAGAAAAAATCTCCTGCTGCTGACCGGTAAACGCTCGCTTCACCAGTGTGGCGAGCTCTCCGCGAAGAGCTGTGAACAAATGCGCCAGGTTGCGCTGAACGAGTTGGATCGTGCGAATGATCGCCTGTCGACTCAAGCGGTACAAGCGCTGCGCGACCGCGTTGTCGCCCTTATCCAGCGCATTGAAGCCGCGGAAGCGCGCCTGGCCACACGGGGTGCCAGCATCCTCGCCACCACCAGCGCCGTTGCGCCGTTTATCGGCCTGTTTGGCACGGTTTGGGGTATTATGCACAGTTTTATCTCCATCGCGCAGTCGCAGACCACCAACCTCAGCGTGGTTGCACCCGGTATTGCCGAAGCGCTGTTTACCACCGCGCTGGGGCTGGTGGTCGCCATTCCGGCGGTCATCCTCTACAACGTTATCGGTAGGCTTATCACCGGCTATCGCCTGCTGCTGGCCGAATCGATGACCCTGACCCTGTGCCTGCTCAGCCACGATCTGGATGCGCTGGAACAGAACTCTCATCCTCTTCTGACGAGAGCATCATAG
- the exbD gene encoding TonB system transport protein ExbD, translated as MAFSSQSAGGDDLNALAEINVTPVIDVMLVLLIIFMVAAPLSTANIPLDLPSTTSSQPTPAPEPITVSLKSDNQLYIGDKPVSREDFIADLDAGTHGDKDARIFLRADKDIDYARLMTFMDLLRDGGYTKVALIGLPSEAAGNHP; from the coding sequence ATGGCCTTCTCCTCTCAATCCGCTGGCGGCGACGATCTGAACGCGCTTGCCGAGATCAACGTTACGCCAGTTATCGACGTGATGCTGGTGCTGCTGATCATCTTTATGGTAGCGGCGCCGCTCTCTACGGCCAATATTCCGCTGGATCTGCCGTCAACCACCTCCAGCCAGCCGACGCCTGCGCCGGAGCCAATTACCGTCAGCCTGAAGAGCGATAACCAACTGTACATCGGTGATAAACCGGTGAGCCGCGAAGATTTTATCGCCGATCTGGATGCCGGAACCCACGGCGATAAGGACGCGCGGATTTTCCTGCGGGCAGATAAAGATATCGACTATGCACGGCTGATGACCTTTATGGATCTGCTGCGCGATGGCGGCTATACCAAAGTGGCATTGATTGGCCTGCCCAGTGAGGCGGCGGGGAATCATCCATGA
- a CDS encoding cell envelope integrity protein TolA: MTSFILNNVQPLRVKPRGEKLSWSIGLLLAVAVHLLVLIYLLRKPPAPPMVMPNPAAAPMSVIMAVMPTTSQISSQESVAQQASQPVESEPPPSSAKLDVAAKEVKNAEVKAVVHDSKQRPKAEAKQPKPQRTVKPREVKPLPKKVEVKKPALITTPDSVRSNSSERLSQQNQAPQVGAASNQAATEKQNWQSMILAQLQREKRYPGYALRMKQQDTVMVRFTIDRNGNVLETAIEKSKGYVTLDRESLQLLERASPLPKPPASAFTQSDRMVLVVPVSFSIRNV; encoded by the coding sequence ATGACCAGCTTTATTCTCAATAATGTCCAGCCCCTGCGCGTAAAGCCGCGTGGAGAAAAGCTGTCGTGGTCAATCGGTCTGCTGCTGGCGGTTGCTGTACATCTGTTAGTGCTGATATATCTGCTGCGGAAACCGCCGGCACCACCGATGGTGATGCCCAACCCGGCAGCGGCACCGATGTCGGTTATTATGGCGGTGATGCCAACCACCTCGCAGATTTCCAGCCAGGAAAGCGTTGCACAGCAGGCTAGCCAACCCGTTGAATCAGAACCGCCACCTTCGTCCGCCAAACTGGATGTGGCGGCGAAAGAAGTGAAAAACGCCGAGGTCAAAGCGGTGGTCCACGACAGCAAGCAGAGGCCGAAAGCGGAGGCTAAACAGCCAAAACCACAGCGAACCGTTAAGCCACGCGAAGTTAAACCCCTGCCCAAAAAAGTTGAGGTAAAAAAACCGGCATTAATCACCACGCCGGACTCAGTGCGCAGCAACAGCAGCGAACGGCTTTCACAACAGAATCAGGCCCCGCAGGTCGGCGCCGCCAGTAATCAGGCCGCCACGGAGAAGCAGAACTGGCAGTCGATGATCCTCGCCCAGCTTCAGCGCGAGAAGCGCTATCCCGGCTATGCGCTGCGGATGAAACAGCAGGATACAGTGATGGTACGCTTCACTATCGACCGCAATGGCAATGTACTGGAAACTGCTATTGAGAAAAGTAAAGGTTATGTTACGTTGGATCGTGAATCGCTCCAGCTGCTGGAGCGAGCATCTCCGCTTCCAAAACCACCGGCCAGCGCGTTTACGCAATCGGATAGAATGGTATTAGTGGTGCCAGTTTCATTTTCTATTCGCAATGTTTGA